The window tggagaccaagaactatgcTGGttgggagtgagttggtacaagttgaagcttttaaaagggcaaggggaagtccCAAAAGAACGCTGGTTGAGGTAGTAAGAAAACACCTAATGACCTATGGTCCAATCAAAGTTATGTCCCTTGATACAGTGGCACGGCGGAAAAGGATTCCTGTAGCcggccccaattagttgggaggAGGCTTAGATGATGCTGATGATGATGTGTAATTTCAGATAAATAGAAAAAcgaaatataataattaaaactaGAAATTGCCGTATGTCCAACCATGTCCAACTTTATGTACTTTTCCTAAATGCGTGTCTTTGTTGCATACTTAAATTAAATTGTCCATACATGATGCAGCGCCTAATTTGTGCTGGGTTGTGTAGGTCATATTGGCAACAAATATTGCTGAGACATCAATAACAATCCCTGGAATCAAGTATGTTATAGATCCTGGATTGGTGAAGGCTCGTTCTTACAACCCACTCACAGGGATGGAAGCACTGATTATCATCCCAACCTCAAAAGCACAAGCTCTTCAGCGGAGGTAGGTGTACTGGACACACATATGTATGTAGGGCTGGACTCCTATGATAGTTCATTCAACATGCACGTGACACACTTTCTTTTgatgatccaaatcatccaagtcTTTGACCCAATTATGGATGGAACATAACCGAAAAATTATGCTGATAAGGTGATAGTAACCATTTGGTTTTGCCCATGGAATTTGGAGCAAtcattattttacttttaaccatccattcgatAGCCATCAATTAGATGGTTAGAATTGACAAATACTACATCCACAACgaggcccacaatttggatggtttggatagccaTATATGAGCGTGttgtgtgagtttttttttttttttttttaaagataattgaATTTTTATTAAAAGAAGGTGCCAAGATGGCGCACTAACCAGAACACAAACCTACAGCCCAAGGAGAGAAAAATTACAAGACTCTACTAACTTCATggaggaagcacattccacaacAAAAAAGCTCGCCTTACAAAAAATCTCGAAAGATGAGGTGCTCGCATTCCGAAACCGTCTTCTGTTTCTTCCCCACATGTGAGGGATTTTGAGTCACcaacatatttaaaaaaatggtggtgaactatccaAGGAGTCTTGCCCATGTATATATGTGTAATCTTCAGATATAATTTGGACATGAACTTCATATCCAACCCATCTCATACTCCTACATTTAATGTCAATAGGACATCCAaatcatgcataaggtgggctctTCCAGGAAGATCGCCCAGTATGAAAATCAGTCAGATCGACAGATCCACTCATCTATTGGGGCCTGGGGTTTTCCACTTTGCCATGGCCTGCTAGTTTTTTGGATTGGGGCAAAAAGTTagcccagggggtttcatgaggtgactcaACAAATGGATTTTCTGGATTTTGTGCCCACATCATGTGTCAAAAATTCTCACGAAGTTCCCATGAGAACCTGTTCCCAGGAGAGCatttctctgtgtgtgtgtgtgtgtgtgtgtagataaatggatggatagatagatagacacacacacatagatacatatatacatatctatatctatacatgcatacatataaacCTGCAGTAAgttacaatttttgaaaaaattactTGTCACCATTTATTGCCCCCTATTTGATTTATGATCTTTTATATGGTTTCTTTACATGTTTCGCTTATACACATTTGAAATCATATTGCTTGAATACGGTTCATAGCTTCTATGCACTTTTGATCATAGTTTCAAATGAAACGGCAATAAGTTGcactttttgaagaaaaaaatttacaCAAGACAACaccaccccctcccccccccccccgaaatTCATCTACGGTTATGATCtcatgcatcatttttttttaaaaagaaactttTCTAGCAGATCCTTGCATTATAGCAAGAAGTTTAGTGTATAAAGAGAACATCTCATTTCCAATGTTTGTTTCCCTGTGCTTTCTGAGAAACCATTTCGAACTTGTTTTTTCTCCCCTTCCATTCAGCACAATGGCCTGTTATATGCCTATGCTTGTGATCTTGTGGATCATTTGAGCTTCTTTTTACTTGCCAAGCACCAGGCCAGCAATTATTGGTACTTTCAGTTGTAATAAATATGGTTCCTTCAGCCAATGCTTATCTGATTGTGCATATTGTATGAGATCTTATCCTCTGTTCCTTGACAGAAGATTCATGCATGTTTAATGCAGTGGTCGTGCAGGGCGTGAAGGACCTGGCAAGTGCTATCGCTTATACCCTGAGAGCGAATTTAGTAAACTTGTGGATTCCACTGTCCCGGAGATCAAGCGGTGCAACCTCTCAAATGTTGTACTACAGCTTAAGGCTCTAGGCATTGATGATATTATCGGGTTTGACTTCATGGAAAAGCCTTCGAGGTGAAACAAAATCCTGCTTATGGATGGTTGTTGAATAAAAAAATTGCTTGTAatgttcttttcatttctttattgTTCCTTTTATCAGAAACACGGACATTCAATCacaaataaaaagggaaaaatattaaaaatcatcAAGACAGTGGATAGGGATTGCTAATAAAAACCGCCGTCTTTGGAACCCCTTCATTAGCCAGCACGTCAGTGATGGATTAGATTTAGTTGACTAATGTTCTTTTATGACAACCCAAATAACTTCGATTTCATGAACCATAAGAGAGTTTAGCTGGAATGACACTTCTTTCTCATTGGAGGAAATAGAtttcgtcatcatcatctaagccatatcccATTGATTGGGGTTGGCAATGAGGAAATAGATTTAACTTGTTTAAAAGTTTCCAAGAATTCTAAGGGAccgtttggatgagagtaaatgagagggattgggagtaaatggaggtaaatggaagTAAATAGCTTTTtttggtgtgtttggatggaagtaaatggaagtaaatgaaatgactTGCGGGTAAATGGGGCTTTAAATTAAATCCTCCCTCTACAGAGAGATTTGAGAGTAAATGGGGGTAAATGCCTTTTTAGGCTCCCTTGGAGAGTCGCATATGTAAACAAAGGTGTTGACATGCACATgtccactgtacacgtggcatgctaaTGATACTCCAAAATAAGCCACATGTAAGCTACATCACTAAGTTCACTTCagtagaatgatccaaaccgtccaaacgtTGGCCATCAAAATGTACGGTTAAAAAACATTGACAAGTCACTTGTTGGTAATCCTTAtgtttgtggtccacctaaggcttggaatttcctcattttttttttgtctaaagtatatatttcaatgggcttattataattattctttcaaatatcatatatgtacactaatttgggatattaaagcttATTTAGAATATCACGTGTTCCcatgaatatattgaaaattttaaatgcatttcaattcctcccatttactcccacCCAAACAGAATATTTTGAATTTCAATGCATTTTATTtactttcatccaaacataaCTTCGAGTAagtcatttactcccaattcatttacctccaattccatttcccatttacctccatttacaagcgcCCAATCGAGCCCTAAAGGTAAATACTAATAAAAAATCCCAGGGAAACTCAAAAAGTTTGTCTTTCATGAAGAACCTGCGATACTTGGTACCCAGCGCGAGAATAACTCTAGATGTGAAGGCATATGCAATATTTGTGAGGGAAATCCTTGGTAATTATAAGGGCTTGTGAGTCgatcccaaatagctgggacaatgctataatgatgatgatgaccctTTTGTTCAGTTTGGAACATTAAGTTACACTAAACACCCTACAAATGTTTCCAGTATTTGAATTGGTGAAATTTGAGATTGGCATTGCTACTGTTTAAGCCTATGGAACTTGGATCCTTCAAACAACTAGAGTACTAGATGATATTTGTAAATCTCATGAtatagtggaatggtggaacatgatttgtgtagctgaccccaattagttgtgataaggctttgatgatgatttgatctcaTATGCCTGAACTTTATGGgtagtttttctttatttttgattTATAACTTGTTCTGGAGAAAGAAACTTTCATGGCCATTCACTTTGAATCACTAGGTCTTCTGTCAAGACGCATGGTAAAATTTGGCTATTGTTAGAAGAACTTCAAATGTGCTGGATGTTTTGGAAATTTTCCGCAGTCAATACCTAGATTTAACCTCACAATCTTGTAAAATAGTTTATCATCAATCACCATGTGCTCTCAAGTCATTTGAATAACTTATTGCAACATCTGAGGCTTTGATGATGTGAACAGGATGGCTATTGTGAAATCTTTGGAGCAGTTATTTGTACTAGGGGCTCTGACCAACGATTATAAACTATCAGAACCAGTTGGGCGTCAAATGGGCAGCTTGCCCTTAGACCCCATGTACTCAAAGGCACTCATTTTAGCTAGTGAATTCAACTGTTTGGAAGAAATGTTGATCACTGTTGCGGTGCTCTCTGTGGAATCGATCTTTTACACCCCTCGGGAAAAGTTGGAAGAGGTATGCATATCTGGTCCTATCACATGTGCATGCACACTATTCATGGAAGCTATGGTGTTGTTGGACACAAACATCAAGTATCTAGGACAACAAACTTTCCTTGCTATGACCAAAATATCATTGAAGTATACCAATCCTTTACTATAACTACATATGATTTATTATTCATGAAGTTGCAGTATTTTCAATATTTTGTTAGATTTTGTCAACTCAAGGATACATTTTTCCTATTGCTAAAAGCTTTAGGTATTAGCATGTGGTTTGTGCCGCCATTACCGTTTATGAATCACTGAATCAGTTTCTTAAACATTGGATTACTTTGTACAATTCTCAGCCATATGGCATCCATTCCTTCATCCCATGCAAATGACAAGTTTAGAAAATACTGTTGTTGGCGAGTTCACTTCTCCAGTTGCATAATATTGCATTTGTATCCTATTTTGAATTTAAGATACTTATCTCAATACATCTGTATTGCTTTCCTTTTTGTTTGAAAATCATATTTTaattggtgataaccactttctCTTGAAATCAGGCAAGAGCTGCGAGGAAGCTTTTTTCCAGTCTAGAGGGAGACCACATCACATTGGTTAATGTATATCGGGCATCTGCAGAGTGCTTGCAGAAGAGCAAGATGGCAAACAGTAAAGAGAAAACAACTGAGAAACGCTTGAACAAATGGTGCAGGGAAAATTTCATCAATAGCCGTTCCCTGAGGCATGCCAGAGACATTCACAGGTTGGGCTAACATAATCTTGCTAAAAGCATCCTATATGATTTTTTCCGTGTGACATTCATCGATGTATCAATGACTGATATGAAGAACCTATGATATGGACTTGTCCATTGCTGGTTTATATATGCTTTTTTTTTCCTCTAGTAATAAGGTTACATATCTGTGAAACTTTGCCGTAATGGGTGCAGAATTAACACGCTATAAGTAACTATTTTTCTTGCCTTTCTATAGTTAACAAAAAGATATTTTCAATATAAAGCcacatttttcttgcttttttgtATCATCTATATACTATTTGTATAGTGCTTTTCTGTTTCTCATAGACTAATTTCTAGTATGCCTTATGATctaatactttatatatatatatatatatatatatatgtagagagagagagagagagagaaatgctcacctgcgcaccttcttacatgagcacctttgcacacgtgtcatgggcacagaatctgaattgtccacgtgatgcggcaccccttgaaacctcactagcccaactttcagcccgatacaagactctggtgggccatggcaaaaggaaacagtttcctcccttgattggcatttctctttgctatggcctgctagagttttggatcaggctgaaaattgggcccatagagtttcaaggggtgccgcatcacgtggaccgttcagattctatgcccatgacacgtgtgcaaaggtgtgcatgggtgctcacgtaagaaggtgcgcaggtgagcatctctctctctctctctacacacacacagagtTCATTGGGGAAATGCTTTCGGCACCATTGACAAAAAAGAACCTTCAAAAGAGGCCACACGGTTTGTATGTAGTGCAATGTTTTAAATTCTGGATCGGATCCTGACCTGTTTCTGCAGACATTTCAATTCAACCATGGGCCCAACTGGTCAGACCCACCCTGGCCTGTTTCAGCCTCAAACTATACTCGATCTGTAATTATGAAAACGAGAAGGAATTAACAAGCAATTTGGTGCTATCATCGTGGTTAGAGCCTTTGATTTTCTAGTAGAAGATGTGGGTCGAGCTTTGATGGGTGTGCTGGCATTTTTCAGTGACTCCCAGGATTCCCGGTCTTTTTTGGTGGCTGTTTCTGATCCAAACCACCCAACTGCCGCATCCAGTCTTGGCTTTAAAACACCAATATAGGGCTTTTATGGTTGTATGGTTGGGAGTAGAGGCTTTGCAATCCAACTGGTCATCAATTAGGGCTATATGATTGTATATGTTGGTTCCACAGTCCCATTAGACCATTGAATTGGCCCTAATATGTCATTGAAGCTCTTGACCTGGTCCAGATCATCAATCAGCTCAACGTCAACGGTGGGATAGCCTGATCTTCAACCTGAACTGTTAGGAAGGCAACGTCTGGACTGTTCTGTGGACCTTTTCTGGGCTGGATCTGGAATTCAAACCCTTGGATGGGCCCGACCAAACAATTGGCCACAAATAAGGACCAATATGGGCCTTGATTGAATCAGATCACCTGGATCCATAACAAATCATATTCCGTGCTCAAAATTGTATCCTACAGGACCTGACGAATTTACTCGAATCATCAGATTCAGATTTAATACCCATATTTGAACCCAATAGGACCTGAATGGAAGTCTTTTCGCTTTGGATACAGTTACACCAATATCTGACCTGAACCCGACCTGTTGACATCTTTGTCATGCACGCTCACACAAATTATCTGACTTTTAAATTCACAACCATTGGATACACTCGCTAACACATCCATACTAGCTAATCAATTGATAATATTGTAAGATTATCTATAACATACATCTTAGTTTCAGTACAATATGTGGACAAATATAATCCTACGGATAGGATTATGATATTTAAATCTATATCAATACTATATAATTTCTAATCGCAATTAATAGATCATGATATTTTTATTGGGCATGATTTGCCTCTAACATGGTTTTCCTTGTCATCAATAAATTGTTTTGTGTAAACAAAGAGAAGGTTTTGTGAAATAGCTGTCTGGAAGTGCCCATCAAGAATCTCTGACGTGTTTTCGGGGCATCGGATTTCGTTTGGGTTTTCCCTAGTGCTGCCAATATTGGTAGTTCAAAGAAATCCAGTGggtatttgaaaagaggaattttgAGAGTTTTGAGCACAAACAAAGGCGTAGTTTCCTGACTTGCCGGACCTGTGCATGTGGCACCCAGGCTGTGGTGATCTGACCTCTTGCTCCTATGGGCCGACTATGGTGGCGGGTGCTGTGGTAATATTGCATATTGGAAGAGGTAACCTATAAACAgatggttaaaagaaaatttaCGACATTGGTCCATGTCCCGTGTAAAAATGGTAGAACATCAGAGGGTGAGGATCATCCGATGTTGGGGGTTTCTGGGGCAGCCCCAATCCACATTGGAGACCATAAGATTGATGGTTTGGAACACTGAACATGGGCTCCACAAAAATAGTATCCTGCACGTCAGCAAACTATATGTTTGCTAATGCTCAGGACCCAATATTTTCTCATTTGAAATTAACTTGTGTAGGCAGCTCAGATCATAATCTGAGCTTCTTCACAAATCTTTGTTTCTTCACAACCGGAAATGCACATTTCTTCATGCAGTTCGCAATGTATACAGCATGATTGATGCTGTTCCTTACTCTGAAAAAAATTTTGTTAGCTGAGCGTCAATGCCCTGCCGACACTGCAGCGTATGCCTGTATCTGagtttgtgtgtgtgttttttttttaattatctcgTATATCTGCCTTCTTGCAGCCAAATTCAAGGGCATGCCAAACAATTGGGTCTGCATATTTCTTCATGTGGGGATGATATGGTGCAGTTCTGCAGATGTCTTGCTGCATCTTTTTTCCTAAATGCTGCTTTGAAACAGCCTGATGGATCATACAGGTATGGAACTGTAGGATAATGGGGGGGAAAATCTGAATGTTATGTGTTCTTTGTATCTTGATTGTTTTAGTGAGGGTTGTGTTTGTGTGGAATTGAAGGCTAATGAAAAAAGGAGTTAAGACTGCGTGTCTTAAGAAAGAAGTGTTTGTGCTGTTGAAGTGTTTTGGAAAAGATGAGGATGTTATAATAGTGGAATGGTTGTCATCTGTTAAAATAAAAACACATGGCCTATTTCTGTAATTTTCAGATTTGAAGACATCATTCTTGCTCCTAATGTCTGATGAAAACAGTGCCAtcaaatccaaaattttcaaacacttaGGAACTGCCCCAGTGTTGTTTTAAACTATCACTTTTCCAATCACTGTACCCTTCATGGACTTGCAGATATCGAATCTGCTGATGTGGATAATCCCTCATGTGAATCCTGCTTTCTTTGTGAACACTCAACTTCATTGTTAAAAGAAAGCATGTGGAACAATATTACCTGTACctctcaaaaaaacaaaaaaacaaaaaaacaaacaagcAAACAAACAAAGTATCACCTGAACACTTCTTTTTGGCTTTTGCTGGGCTGGACACTTGGGTCTCCTTGACACAACATTTCATAATCCGATGGACAAAGTGTCCTAATCTTGTTGTTGATAAATGCCATGGGTTGGACACTTTTAAGAGAGATGGCAAACATCATCGATAAAGTTCTCctttcatctttctttcttttttcgaaCTGCTGTatgattttatatattatttattttttgttggatCAAAGATTTCTCTTTGCCCTCAAGATTGTCTCTGTTCTCTTGGTGCTAGGGAAACCATTCATAGTGCCTCGCACACAATCTAGGCTTGGCATGTGTAACAGAAAATCGCAAACCTCTAtctgtgagaaaaaaaaaaaaaaaaaagggactatTTTCAACTTCTATGTCCAAACTGGAAATGCTCAAGATATGTCCTCTGGCACAGTCATTCCGAGAGGAAATCAAAAGTATGGGCTGTAAAAGAAGTTGATACGATATAAATCTTTACTTTTGAAATGAAAAGAAAGTGGACTATCTTGAAGGCAAAAAGAAAGGATTTGAAGAGGCAGAGAAGGGTTGTGGAGTATTAAGGAGGGGTGAAGAGAAATAGGATGTGCATTCCTTCTGAAAGATCTGTCAACTTTTGGGAGTCTTGCTTATTCTGGCAAAATAAATAGAATGGAAAAAAGAAGAGGTTTGAAGGGTtgggttattaaaaaaaaaagttgtacaATGTTGTTTTCTTCCTTTGAAAGTGTCAATAAAATAGCCTTACCActtgaataatttttttttttctttttaaaaagacgaaataaaaaagaaagcctTTCAAAGAAAAATATCATTCATTCACTGTTTCAGAGTATGTGTTGTTAGGTGTTGGTTATTactattttgtttttctttataaatttctGCATGCCAATATAATGCTAGCTTGTGTAGTGAATTCATCTTTTCCATTTTGAAATCAGTCTTATTACTTTACAGGGCTATGGCAAGCAGTCAGCTAGTTCAAATCCACCCTTCTTCAGTTTTATTTCGGACAAAACCAGAATGTAttattttcaatgaattggtgcGAACAAATCATAATTATGTTCGAAATATAACAAGAATCGATCCGCTGTGGCTACCTGAGTTGGCTCCACAATACTACGCCACACAAAATTAGGGTTTTAATACAGGTACAAATGATCCATGCTTGATTCTTGCTTCTTGTATTTCTTGTTCTTGGTTTGCTTCTAAGATCTTAAGATGTTGATTAGCATTTTCTGCTTTTATAAGACACGTTCCATAGTTCAAGaactcaggaaaaaaaaaaactcgactTGATCAGATTTTGGCTTGACTCTACAAAAACTCAATTTGGCCAACACTCACCAAGATCCAGTTAACTTGTTAGGACTCATGTCAATCCACCGAGATTTGACTCAACTTACCATGAACTGGTAATACTATACTTCAGGTATTAGATATTACCGTGTCTTGACATTTGAGTCTCGATTAGGATTTTGACTGAATCTTAATCTAGATGGTGGCTAAATTTTCGTACTTCTAATCCTTTAATGTTAGCAGTTCTGTCCCTTGGACTCTCAGCATGTTCAGGGCTTGGATCTCTTGCCAGCATATCTGTAGGTTTTAAAGGCTGGATCTTGATTGAGTTTACTCAATTATTACGGAGCTATGTGCTAAGGGTGCTGAGAGAGCTGCTGCCAAAG of the Magnolia sinica isolate HGM2019 chromosome 7, MsV1, whole genome shotgun sequence genome contains:
- the LOC131251819 gene encoding pre-mRNA-splicing factor ATP-dependent RNA helicase DEAH10; the encoded protein is MPSIASSSSSSQLPHIKNSHQNPQPNGKKSQTNFRDDSLRRKQLIAQQKKSLPIASVEKRIVEEVRKNDILIIVGETGSGKTTQLPQFLFNGGFCHDGRVIGITQPRRVAAVTVAKRVAEECGVELGQKVGYSIRFDDVTSSSTRIKYMTDGLLLREALLDPLLSRYSVIIVDEAHERTVHTDVLLGLLKDVQNARSRSTIQQNNSGKMNAHNGRVIDKEDNARCHRHLKTCQGPKVPPLKLIIMSASLDARGFSEYFGGARAVHIQGRQHPVDILYTYHAEPDCLDAALITIFQIHLEESPGDILVFLTGQEEIESAERLVQERVQQLPEGSQKILTIPIYSSLPSEQQMKVFRPTPSGFRKVILATNIAETSITIPGIKYVIDPGLVKARSYNPLTGMEALIIIPTSKAQALQRSGRAGREGPGKCYRLYPESEFSKLVDSTVPEIKRCNLSNVVLQLKALGIDDIIGFDFMEKPSRMAIVKSLEQLFVLGALTNDYKLSEPVGRQMGSLPLDPMYSKALILASEFNCLEEMLITVAVLSVESIFYTPREKLEEARAARKLFSSLEGDHITLVNVYRASAECLQKSKMANSKEKTTEKRLNKWCRENFINSRSLRHARDIHSQIQGHAKQLGLHISSCGDDMVQFCRCLAASFFLNAALKQPDGSYRAMASSQLVQIHPSSVLFRTKPECIIFNELVRTNHNYVRNITRIDPLWLPELAPQYYATQN